One region of Aminobacterium colombiense DSM 12261 genomic DNA includes:
- a CDS encoding TRAP transporter permease has product MSSPVSSVSSNSSDAAVTAKKVGKRRSLTGFSGKLIMILAVSLAIFQLYTAFFGLLPTMKQRSFHVAFVMTMIFLLYPGTKDSPRDRVPFVDWILALAAAGCALYVFFGYEDIAMRAGLIYDYELILGGIFTVLVFEAGRRVLGNALPGFCFLFLLFAYFGRSMPGPIQHFGLSIPRIIEELYLTTDGLFGLVTGVSATYIYLFVLFGAFLTSTKASEFFNDFAMALTGHLKGGPAKIAVVSSALMGTISGSTSANVATTGAFTIPLMKEIGYKPHFAGAVEAAASTGGQIMPPVMGAAAFIIADTLGVPYTRVLTAAIIPALLFFWGIWCSLSLEASKLGLKGLPKDRLPKVGKVLLTSGYKAIPLFVIVYFLVKGYNPLYSGCWGIFSCVLLSFVKKSDRLNVKTLVSTLESGSKGALSVAMACIIVGVVIGMMGATGVALRVGDAILAMTQGHLIITLVVTMIIAMLLGMGMPTTASYVMASAVAAPAMVLLGVRPLDAHLFVFFYAVLSSVTPPVCVGAYTAAGIAGADPNKTAFAAVKLALSGFIVPFIFVLAPEILLTNVTSWFVTFQAMISAIVGVFLLASAAENYIMARLRWYERLLAFAGALGLLYPGTVTDLCGLAVLVVLYVVTKKRAKDLPDLA; this is encoded by the coding sequence GTGAGTTCTCCAGTCTCCTCTGTTTCATCGAACAGTTCTGATGCGGCTGTCACTGCCAAGAAGGTCGGCAAGCGGCGATCCCTGACAGGATTTTCGGGCAAGCTTATTATGATCTTGGCGGTTTCCCTCGCTATTTTCCAGCTTTATACGGCCTTTTTCGGGTTGTTGCCTACGATGAAACAGCGCAGTTTCCACGTAGCTTTTGTAATGACCATGATTTTCCTTCTTTATCCAGGGACTAAGGATTCTCCACGAGATAGAGTACCTTTTGTGGACTGGATATTGGCTTTAGCTGCTGCCGGTTGCGCTCTTTATGTCTTTTTCGGTTATGAAGATATCGCTATGCGGGCAGGATTGATCTACGATTATGAATTGATACTTGGCGGGATTTTTACAGTGCTGGTTTTTGAGGCGGGACGCCGCGTCTTAGGCAACGCTCTTCCAGGCTTCTGTTTCCTTTTCCTCCTTTTTGCCTATTTTGGACGCTCAATGCCTGGCCCTATACAGCACTTCGGGCTCTCCATTCCTCGTATCATTGAAGAGCTCTATCTTACTACAGATGGATTATTCGGCCTTGTGACAGGAGTATCTGCTACTTACATATACCTGTTCGTCTTGTTCGGGGCCTTTTTGACGTCTACTAAGGCATCGGAATTCTTTAATGACTTCGCTATGGCTCTGACAGGACATCTCAAAGGCGGTCCAGCCAAAATTGCCGTAGTGTCCAGTGCTCTTATGGGAACCATTAGCGGCAGTACATCTGCAAACGTGGCAACCACTGGCGCCTTTACGATCCCCCTAATGAAAGAAATAGGGTACAAGCCACATTTTGCTGGGGCTGTGGAAGCGGCAGCATCCACAGGTGGACAGATCATGCCTCCTGTTATGGGAGCAGCGGCGTTTATCATCGCCGACACTCTTGGGGTGCCTTATACCAGAGTGCTTACTGCCGCAATCATCCCCGCCCTTCTTTTTTTCTGGGGCATATGGTGTTCCCTCAGTCTTGAGGCTTCCAAACTAGGTCTTAAAGGTCTTCCGAAGGATAGGCTGCCTAAGGTTGGCAAGGTTCTTCTGACCAGCGGCTACAAGGCCATCCCACTTTTTGTAATAGTCTATTTTCTTGTAAAAGGTTACAATCCGCTCTATTCAGGATGCTGGGGCATTTTCAGCTGCGTTCTCCTCAGTTTCGTAAAAAAATCTGATCGGCTTAACGTAAAGACCCTTGTATCTACCCTTGAAAGCGGTTCAAAAGGGGCTCTTTCTGTTGCTATGGCTTGTATTATTGTCGGAGTGGTCATAGGCATGATGGGAGCTACAGGTGTGGCTCTGCGCGTCGGTGACGCGATTCTTGCCATGACCCAGGGACACCTGATAATAACTCTTGTGGTGACCATGATCATTGCCATGCTTCTTGGCATGGGGATGCCTACAACTGCTAGTTACGTCATGGCTAGTGCTGTGGCCGCTCCCGCTATGGTCTTGCTCGGAGTGAGGCCTTTGGACGCACATCTGTTCGTATTCTTCTACGCAGTGCTCTCATCGGTGACTCCACCGGTCTGCGTAGGGGCTTATACCGCAGCCGGCATAGCTGGAGCTGACCCAAACAAAACGGCATTCGCCGCGGTCAAACTGGCCCTGTCCGGGTTTATCGTTCCCTTTATCTTTGTTTTAGCCCCAGAGATTCTGTTGACCAACGTTACCAGTTGGTTTGTGACGTTTCAGGCCATGATCTCAGCTATCGTGGGCGTATTCCTGCTGGCTTCTGCCGCTGAGAACTATATAATGGCGCGCCTTCGCTGGTATGAGCGGCTCCTCGCTTTTGCAGGTGCCTTGGGATTGCTTTATCCAGGCACGGTCACCGACCTCTGTGGCCTGGCAGTACTTGTCGTTCTTTATGTAGTTACAAAAAAGCGAGCGAAAGATTTGCCAGATCTTGCTTAA
- a CDS encoding citrate lyase ACP, which produces MIVHSAQAGSDGKSDCFVTVKPAETMEWKYQGRNSQLFATRTDSLIRETLDRYGSPKVCLIVEDFGALPFVIRARVEVALERALKERA; this is translated from the coding sequence ATGATTGTGCATAGTGCACAGGCTGGTTCCGACGGAAAAAGTGACTGCTTTGTCACAGTTAAGCCAGCAGAAACAATGGAATGGAAGTATCAAGGTAGAAATAGCCAGCTTTTTGCCACTCGTACAGACTCGCTGATTCGAGAGACTCTGGATCGTTATGGTTCGCCCAAAGTTTGCCTGATAGTAGAGGATTTTGGGGCCTTGCCCTTTGTGATCCGTGCGCGGGTCGAGGTGGCTCTTGAGCGGGCCTTGAAGGAAAGGGCGTGA
- a CDS encoding HpcH/HpaI aldolase/citrate lyase family protein, with protein MKLRRSLLYIPGNNPAMLQSCPSLGADCVILDLEDAVAPAHKDEARRLVAYALRCLFFDCVEKVVRINDVSTPWWELDLEEIVPAGPDVIRLPKAESVENIRMVDNRITELEKANGLSEGGIELHILLESAQAVENVANLVRSCKRVKGVGLGGQDLTADMGIRKTSSGEELAYANGHMILAAKAAKIDCFDSVYTDINDGEGLLTNTRKAATMGFSGKSAIHPSQVRIINQGFYPSEDILSHAQDVIAAAKIARTEGRGAFSVNGKMVDGPVIRQAMNVLAQAGIPCNSEEVLP; from the coding sequence GTGAAACTTCGCCGTTCATTGCTTTATATACCAGGAAATAATCCTGCAATGCTGCAAAGCTGCCCATCTCTCGGTGCCGATTGTGTGATCCTTGACCTGGAGGATGCGGTTGCTCCAGCACATAAGGATGAAGCCAGACGCCTGGTGGCCTATGCGTTGCGCTGTCTTTTTTTCGATTGTGTTGAAAAAGTGGTCAGGATCAATGATGTGTCCACCCCTTGGTGGGAGCTGGATTTAGAAGAAATTGTTCCGGCAGGGCCAGATGTGATTCGTTTGCCAAAAGCAGAGTCAGTGGAGAATATTCGCATGGTGGATAACCGCATCACAGAATTAGAGAAGGCAAACGGACTTTCAGAAGGCGGAATAGAGCTTCATATTCTACTAGAATCGGCCCAGGCTGTAGAAAATGTAGCGAATCTGGTAAGAAGTTGTAAACGGGTAAAAGGTGTCGGTCTTGGTGGACAAGACTTGACAGCAGACATGGGAATTCGCAAAACATCCTCAGGAGAAGAACTGGCTTATGCAAACGGTCATATGATCCTGGCTGCCAAAGCAGCGAAGATTGACTGTTTTGACTCAGTTTATACAGATATAAACGATGGAGAAGGATTGTTGACCAATACCCGCAAAGCCGCAACCATGGGTTTCTCGGGCAAGTCGGCGATCCACCCTTCACAGGTCAGGATCATCAATCAGGGATTCTACCCTTCCGAAGACATTCTATCTCATGCTCAGGACGTCATCGCTGCGGCGAAAATTGCCAGAACAGAGGGCAGAGGAGCTTTTAGCGTCAACGGGAAAATGGTTGACGGCCCAGTGATTCGGCAGGCCATGAATGTTCTGGCCCAGGCAGGCATTCCTTGTAACTCTGAGGAGGTGTTACCATGA
- the citF gene encoding citrate lyase subunit alpha — MTMVRNAAGRLVPDEIPGIGSVRPFEGVTGVAPSPAFNTIMEVERDVVPMGTNKIAPDLRTAIERSGLCDGMTIGFHHHLRNGDRVVAQVLEELNCMGFKNLVLMSSALLECHNFVVDYIRSGLISQIYAPIRGAVGDYFQTENEKLPPVIIRTHGGRARAVEEGSIAVDVAFIGASACDMSGNMTGMSGPSAFGSLGYGMQDARFSRHVIAVTDNLVEYPLRPRVSIPQYLVHQVVVLDSIGDPQKLATGSIRITKSPTQLALAYHAYELIAASGAICPGFSYQAGGGGISMAVTQYVREYMQRKDITGSFALGGITADMVSLLEEGRFQALFDVQSFDPAMGASMLRNPTHYEIDASWYANPLNAGCMTHQLDVAVLGALDVDVDFNVNLLTGHDGYLRSGMGGHPDAAGGAKLTVVVLPSFRRGLPSIKKRVQTICTPGASVDAIVTERGICINPRREDLLKQALDSGLNVVDIEKLRQDTEALTGVMDPVEFDESRVAAVVEYRDGSILDVVYGMKR; from the coding sequence ATGACCATGGTGAGAAATGCGGCAGGGCGCCTTGTTCCCGATGAGATTCCAGGTATTGGTTCAGTTCGTCCCTTCGAAGGAGTAACAGGTGTTGCCCCATCTCCAGCTTTTAACACCATTATGGAGGTCGAGCGCGATGTGGTTCCAATGGGCACCAATAAAATTGCCCCAGACTTGCGCACGGCTATTGAACGTTCAGGCCTCTGCGATGGCATGACCATCGGCTTCCATCATCACCTCCGCAATGGTGATAGAGTGGTTGCTCAGGTTCTTGAAGAGCTTAACTGCATGGGCTTTAAAAACCTCGTATTGATGAGTTCTGCTCTGTTGGAATGCCATAATTTTGTAGTGGATTACATCCGTTCTGGCCTTATTAGCCAGATCTATGCTCCAATTCGTGGTGCCGTAGGCGACTATTTCCAGACTGAGAACGAAAAGCTTCCGCCAGTTATTATCCGTACCCATGGAGGGCGGGCAAGAGCCGTAGAAGAAGGATCCATTGCTGTTGATGTAGCTTTCATAGGTGCTTCGGCCTGCGATATGTCCGGCAATATGACCGGCATGAGCGGCCCATCGGCTTTCGGCTCCCTTGGCTACGGTATGCAGGACGCTCGTTTCTCTCGACATGTTATCGCCGTTACAGACAACCTTGTTGAATATCCACTGAGGCCGCGGGTCTCCATCCCTCAGTATCTTGTTCATCAAGTGGTGGTACTGGATTCCATTGGCGATCCCCAGAAACTGGCTACAGGTTCGATACGTATTACCAAAAGCCCAACGCAGTTGGCACTGGCATATCACGCTTATGAGCTCATAGCCGCATCTGGCGCTATCTGTCCCGGGTTCTCTTACCAGGCAGGCGGTGGCGGAATCTCCATGGCAGTGACCCAGTATGTACGTGAGTATATGCAGCGAAAAGATATTACTGGAAGCTTTGCTCTCGGTGGTATCACTGCTGATATGGTTTCCCTTCTGGAAGAGGGTAGATTCCAGGCCCTCTTTGACGTTCAGAGCTTCGATCCAGCCATGGGGGCATCAATGTTGAGGAACCCCACACACTACGAAATCGACGCTTCCTGGTATGCAAACCCATTAAATGCCGGGTGCATGACCCATCAGCTTGATGTGGCCGTGCTGGGAGCTCTTGATGTGGACGTTGACTTTAATGTCAATCTTCTCACAGGCCATGATGGATATCTTCGCAGCGGAATGGGCGGCCACCCAGATGCAGCAGGGGGTGCAAAGCTGACGGTAGTCGTGTTGCCGAGCTTCCGTCGAGGATTGCCATCCATAAAGAAGAGAGTACAGACTATCTGTACTCCAGGAGCCAGCGTGGACGCAATTGTCACCGAGCGTGGCATTTGTATAAACCCCCGCAGGGAAGATCTTCTAAAACAGGCTTTGGATAGTGGCTTGAATGTGGTGGATATTGAGAAACTCCGCCAGGATACAGAAGCTCTTACCGGGGTGATGGATCCTGTTGAGTTTGACGAATCTCGAGTCGCCGCGGTAGTAGAATATCGCGACGGATCGATTCTTGACGTTGTATATGGAATGAAGCGTTAA
- a CDS encoding restriction endonuclease subunit S: MRIDNALNVLFQRQLSSREQLLNEMLRVKMTQKKLKENFDKTANIQRDREVLFQLMKKTTEDHLGFFPTDRDDFLEIFEALKDIDLVDFTIEIYKNDRMGTVISPQYLTEYISERIQRLCPQKVLITEAEKHLSGLGDLIKRFPNIKITLTTHLKPMHILLQLAFGEYEHVKIRFESIYMPCLENEKYDYVYSLPIFSNRPEGTSQTFLTRDSDGIAFENMLNHLDENSTLDIIVPAKITFASLGYEKLRSYITENFYVENMYLLPEGTFRPATAIKTYLFSVTSLPKEQVNIGTFELQEEKVNIRDKQTISIKDFLSHKDWRIELLLANDNENIRCFRDSDLPKVKLKNVAEVFRGKSILKKDLGPGNVAVLNISNIKDGEIDYHDLDTIDEEEHKIKRYELSSGDVVLSCRGTSIKSAVFEAQDKTIIASANLVVIRPKEKVKGEFIKIFLESPVGQAMIQSFQRGTILMNINYADIMEMEIPFLPIYEQQKMIETYCQEFKTYKEAINLAESRWSNIKMNIYNNLL; the protein is encoded by the coding sequence ATGAGAATAGATAATGCCTTAAACGTCTTATTCCAGAGGCAGCTATCTTCAAGAGAGCAGTTGCTTAATGAAATGCTTCGGGTAAAAATGACCCAAAAGAAACTCAAAGAGAATTTTGATAAAACAGCTAACATACAAAGAGACAGAGAAGTTTTATTTCAGCTTATGAAAAAAACGACAGAAGATCACTTGGGGTTCTTCCCTACTGATAGAGATGATTTTTTAGAAATTTTTGAAGCCTTAAAAGACATAGACCTTGTCGATTTCACTATTGAAATATACAAAAATGATCGAATGGGCACCGTTATTTCCCCCCAATATCTTACTGAATATATAAGTGAAAGAATACAGCGGCTCTGTCCCCAAAAAGTGCTTATTACAGAAGCTGAAAAGCATCTGTCAGGGCTAGGGGATTTGATAAAACGCTTTCCAAACATAAAAATCACATTAACAACGCATCTTAAGCCAATGCACATTCTTTTACAGTTGGCCTTCGGAGAATACGAACATGTAAAAATCCGATTCGAGTCTATTTATATGCCATGCCTAGAAAATGAAAAATACGATTATGTCTATTCATTGCCAATTTTTAGCAATAGGCCAGAAGGAACGAGCCAAACCTTCTTGACAAGAGATAGTGACGGTATTGCTTTCGAGAACATGTTGAATCATCTTGATGAGAATAGCACTTTAGATATTATTGTTCCTGCAAAAATAACTTTTGCCAGTCTTGGTTATGAAAAGCTACGGTCGTATATAACAGAGAATTTTTATGTGGAAAACATGTATCTTCTTCCAGAAGGAACATTTCGCCCGGCGACAGCTATAAAAACATATCTATTCTCTGTAACTTCCTTACCTAAAGAACAAGTCAATATTGGAACTTTCGAACTTCAAGAAGAGAAAGTTAATATCAGAGATAAACAGACGATATCAATCAAAGATTTTTTATCTCATAAAGATTGGCGAATAGAGCTTCTTTTAGCAAACGACAATGAAAACATCCGATGCTTTAGAGATTCTGATCTCCCAAAAGTAAAACTCAAAAATGTAGCTGAAGTCTTCAGAGGAAAGTCTATATTAAAAAAAGACCTAGGTCCTGGCAACGTAGCTGTGCTTAACATTTCTAATATTAAAGATGGTGAGATAGATTATCACGATTTAGATACTATCGATGAGGAAGAACACAAGATAAAACGTTATGAACTTAGTTCTGGTGACGTTGTTCTTTCTTGTCGAGGAACATCTATTAAATCTGCTGTGTTTGAAGCTCAAGATAAAACAATTATTGCTTCTGCAAACTTGGTCGTAATTCGTCCCAAGGAAAAAGTAAAGGGCGAGTTTATAAAAATCTTTTTAGAAAGCCCAGTTGGTCAGGCCATGATTCAAAGTTTCCAGCGAGGAACAATCCTCATGAATATTAATTATGCTGATATTATGGAGATGGAAATTCCGTTTCTTCCGATATACGAGCAACAAAAAATGATTGAGACGTATTGTCAAGAGTTTAAAACATATAAAGAAGCTATCAACCTTGCGGAATCCCGTTGGTCGAATATAAAAATGAACATTTACAACAACTTGCTATAG
- a CDS encoding type I restriction-modification system subunit M, which produces MSVNLEFEDKLWEMADKLRGNIQPSDYKDVVLGLIFLKYISDSFEEKYNELVAEEEGFEEDRDAYVAENIFYVPPSARWDFIKKNAKQSTIGQIIDDAMITIERENRNLKGVLPKNYARPELDKAKLGELVDLFSFNLGNKEAKAQDILGRVYEYFLGKFGSSEGEFYTPPSIVKLLVGMIEPYKGRVYDPCCGSGGMFVQSSRFVEEHQGRKDDIHIFGQEYTATTWRLCKMNLAIRGIDGNLGARDADTFGNDLHKNIRADYILANPPFNVSDYTLIPDDARWKYGIPPEKNANYAWIEHIISKLSPTGVAGFVLANGSMSTTTKAEAEIRKNIIEAGLVDCIVTMPPNLFYNVTIPVCLWFISKKRENKQDKILFIDARKMGTMVTRKHREFSDGEIAKIYDTYHNWRDNKKEYKDIQGFCKSADIEEVREHEYILTPGRYVGIEEVEDDGEPFEEKMTRLTGELAEMFAKSHKLEEEIKQRLGAIGYEF; this is translated from the coding sequence ATGTCTGTGAACTTGGAATTTGAAGATAAATTATGGGAAATGGCAGATAAACTGCGAGGCAATATTCAGCCTTCAGATTATAAGGATGTTGTTCTTGGTCTTATCTTTTTGAAATATATCTCTGATAGTTTTGAAGAAAAATACAACGAACTGGTAGCAGAAGAAGAAGGTTTCGAAGAAGACAGAGATGCCTACGTAGCAGAAAACATTTTTTATGTTCCACCCAGCGCCAGGTGGGATTTTATTAAAAAGAATGCGAAACAGAGCACCATTGGACAAATTATAGATGATGCCATGATAACTATTGAACGAGAAAATAGAAACCTAAAAGGAGTCCTTCCCAAAAATTACGCGAGGCCTGAGCTTGATAAAGCAAAATTAGGAGAGCTCGTTGATTTGTTTTCCTTCAACCTCGGAAACAAAGAAGCCAAAGCTCAAGATATTCTAGGCAGGGTATATGAGTATTTCTTAGGGAAATTCGGTTCCAGCGAAGGTGAATTTTATACGCCGCCTAGCATCGTAAAACTTCTAGTTGGCATGATTGAACCGTATAAAGGAAGAGTTTATGACCCTTGTTGCGGTTCTGGCGGCATGTTTGTGCAGTCATCCCGTTTTGTTGAAGAGCACCAGGGGCGAAAAGATGATATCCACATCTTCGGTCAAGAATATACGGCTACGACCTGGAGACTTTGCAAAATGAATCTGGCTATCAGGGGAATTGATGGAAATCTTGGAGCGCGAGACGCAGATACATTTGGAAATGATCTGCATAAAAATATAAGAGCCGATTATATCTTGGCTAATCCTCCTTTTAATGTTAGCGATTACACCTTAATTCCAGATGATGCCCGTTGGAAATATGGAATTCCGCCAGAAAAGAACGCCAACTACGCCTGGATTGAACATATTATCAGCAAACTTTCTCCTACCGGAGTGGCGGGCTTTGTCTTGGCTAACGGATCTATGAGTACAACCACTAAAGCCGAAGCGGAAATAAGAAAGAACATCATAGAAGCAGGACTTGTAGATTGCATTGTTACTATGCCACCAAACCTTTTTTACAATGTAACCATTCCTGTTTGTCTGTGGTTTATCTCTAAAAAGCGAGAAAACAAGCAAGATAAAATTCTCTTTATTGATGCTCGTAAAATGGGAACAATGGTTACCCGCAAGCATAGAGAATTTTCTGATGGAGAAATAGCAAAGATCTACGACACCTACCACAACTGGCGCGATAATAAAAAAGAATATAAAGACATACAGGGTTTTTGCAAATCTGCCGATATTGAAGAAGTAAGAGAGCACGAATATATACTGACTCCTGGCCGATATGTGGGCATAGAAGAAGTGGAAGACGACGGCGAACCCTTCGAAGAGAAGATGACGCGGCTAACAGGTGAACTGGCAGAGATGTTCGCTAAATCCCACAAACTAGAAGAAGAGATCAAGCAGCGATTAGGAGCGATTGGTTATGAGTTCTAA